A single genomic interval of Mycolicibacterium holsaticum DSM 44478 = JCM 12374 harbors:
- a CDS encoding TetR/AcrR family transcriptional regulator, with amino-acid sequence MTSPVKVSMREARRLQTRERILGAAIAEFKKSGMAGADVNAIAATAGVAHGTFFFHFPSKEHVLLELESREESRIATDFAEFLQHRHDLVTTLTAVVELVTELEHRFGPVLFKEILAQHFSASRPHKDEWTDHPVIVLLVGELERALRDGEVHREVDAFYSATFFLLGIYGVLTTTDNPLTRKTMLAKLVSTAVRGLEVR; translated from the coding sequence ATGACATCACCGGTGAAGGTGTCGATGCGCGAAGCACGACGGCTGCAGACGCGTGAACGAATCCTCGGCGCGGCAATCGCCGAGTTCAAGAAGTCGGGTATGGCCGGCGCCGACGTTAACGCGATCGCTGCGACGGCAGGCGTCGCACACGGCACCTTCTTCTTCCACTTCCCCAGCAAGGAGCATGTGCTGCTGGAACTGGAGAGCCGCGAGGAGTCGCGGATCGCGACAGACTTCGCCGAGTTCCTCCAGCACCGGCACGACCTGGTGACCACGTTGACCGCCGTGGTCGAACTCGTGACCGAGCTGGAACACCGTTTCGGCCCGGTGCTTTTCAAAGAGATACTGGCACAGCACTTCTCTGCGTCCAGACCACACAAGGACGAATGGACCGACCATCCGGTCATCGTCTTGCTGGTCGGTGAACTCGAGCGTGCCCTGCGCGACGGTGAAGTCCATCGGGAGGTCGACGCCTTCTACAGCGCGACATTCTTTCTGCTCGGCATCTACGGAGTGCTCACCACGACGGACAACCCGCTCACCCGCAAGACGATGCTGGCCAAGTTGGTCTCGACCGCCGTGCGCGGCTTGGAAGTGCGATGA
- a CDS encoding NAD(P)H-dependent amine dehydrogenase family protein, with translation MRRVVQFSTGNVGQHSLPALIGRPDLELVGLHAASPDKIGKDAADLCGLTEPTGVIATDDIDALIALKPDCVVYTALGETRPMEVIEEMAKFLAAGINVVGTSMVWLVTPNQADDWLRTPLEAACEAGNSSLYVNGIDPGYSGDTAALAALSLVTRAESVTVAEVFDYGNYDDYEYTGTAMGFGAAPDDERPLAFQPGVVASIFGGLVRNLAHHLGVELDEVRDRYEPWYTDKRIECKMMTVEPGRLAGVRFAAEGVRGEVPVITVEHTTRLTPAAAPDWEYPPVGHSGVHKVIVEGEPRIEVSTLLSHPTLDVTEAGCVSTAARAVNVIDWVCRAPKGIIAVEDIPPAEMVRGLMW, from the coding sequence ATGCGCAGAGTAGTCCAGTTTTCCACCGGCAACGTCGGGCAGCACTCGTTGCCCGCGCTCATCGGGCGCCCCGACCTGGAGCTCGTCGGGTTACACGCCGCCAGCCCCGACAAGATCGGCAAGGACGCAGCCGACCTGTGCGGGCTCACCGAACCGACCGGGGTCATTGCGACCGATGACATCGACGCGCTCATCGCGCTGAAACCCGATTGCGTGGTCTACACCGCGCTGGGTGAGACGCGGCCGATGGAGGTGATCGAGGAGATGGCGAAGTTCCTCGCCGCGGGCATCAACGTCGTCGGCACGTCGATGGTGTGGTTGGTGACACCGAATCAGGCCGACGACTGGCTTCGGACTCCGCTGGAGGCGGCCTGCGAGGCGGGCAATTCGTCGCTGTACGTCAACGGCATCGATCCCGGCTACTCCGGGGACACGGCGGCGCTCGCCGCCTTGAGTTTGGTCACCCGCGCGGAATCGGTCACCGTGGCGGAGGTCTTCGACTACGGCAACTACGACGATTACGAATACACGGGAACGGCAATGGGTTTCGGTGCCGCCCCCGACGATGAGCGGCCGCTGGCGTTTCAGCCCGGCGTTGTGGCGTCGATCTTCGGCGGGCTGGTGCGCAACCTCGCCCACCACCTCGGCGTCGAACTCGACGAGGTCCGCGACCGCTACGAGCCGTGGTACACCGATAAACGCATCGAATGCAAGATGATGACCGTCGAACCCGGCCGGTTGGCCGGGGTTCGCTTCGCCGCAGAAGGGGTGCGCGGCGAAGTCCCCGTCATCACGGTGGAGCACACCACCCGGCTCACCCCCGCTGCCGCACCGGACTGGGAGTACCCGCCCGTCGGCCACTCCGGCGTGCACAAGGTGATCGTCGAAGGCGAACCGCGCATCGAGGTAAGCACCCTGCTGTCACACCCGACGCTCGACGTCACCGAAGCCGGATGTGTCTCCACCGCCGCCCGTGCCGTCAACGTGATCGACTGGGTGTGCCGCGCCCCCAAGGGAATCATCGCCGTCGAGGACATTCCGCCCGCCGAGATGGTTCGGGGGCTGATGTGGTGA
- a CDS encoding SDR family NAD(P)-dependent oxidoreductase, whose product MALEQFNLDGQVAIVTGAGKGVGQGIARVLAEAGATVVGTARTESDIVATIKDIEDSGGKGLALVADAISRPDGERVVNTAMNEFGRIDILINNVGGSTFGSFLDITDEDFRHTFDWCVTSAFIMSQLAARHMIEAGHGNIVNISSGSARFGIRALTAYCVAKGGLEALTRAMAQELAPKIRVNAIALGSFATEGLQSGLDMMPGALDTMLSLTPLHRLGDVEDLGRLCVYLSTKDCYATNAVFHVDGGIDSNNLPLPIPDY is encoded by the coding sequence ATGGCTTTGGAACAGTTCAACCTCGACGGACAGGTGGCGATCGTCACCGGCGCGGGCAAGGGTGTCGGACAAGGTATTGCCAGGGTGCTGGCCGAAGCGGGCGCGACGGTGGTCGGCACGGCGCGCACCGAGTCCGACATCGTCGCGACGATCAAAGACATCGAGGATTCTGGCGGTAAAGGACTCGCCCTGGTGGCCGACGCGATCAGCCGTCCAGATGGCGAACGTGTGGTGAACACGGCGATGAATGAGTTCGGGCGCATCGACATCCTCATCAACAATGTGGGTGGTTCGACGTTCGGCTCGTTTCTCGACATCACCGACGAGGACTTCCGGCACACCTTCGACTGGTGTGTCACGTCAGCGTTCATCATGAGTCAACTCGCCGCCCGTCACATGATCGAGGCCGGACACGGCAACATTGTCAACATCTCCTCGGGATCAGCACGTTTCGGCATCCGCGCGCTTACCGCGTACTGCGTCGCGAAGGGTGGGCTCGAAGCGCTCACCCGGGCGATGGCCCAGGAGTTGGCGCCGAAGATCCGCGTCAATGCCATCGCACTCGGCTCATTCGCAACCGAGGGACTGCAAAGCGGCCTCGATATGATGCCGGGGGCACTGGACACGATGCTCTCGCTCACTCCGCTGCATCGGCTCGGCGACGTCGAGGATCTCGGTCGGCTCTGCGTCTACCTATCGACCAAGGACTGCTATGCGACCAACGCCGTCTTCCACGTCGACGGCGGAATAGACTCGAACAACCTGCCGCTGCCCATCCCCGACTACTGA
- a CDS encoding TetR/AcrR family transcriptional regulator, which produces MAVVDRPSAREAKRLQTRERLMGAAIAEFKRGGMADADVGAIVTAAGVAHGTFFFHFPTKQHVLLELERREEERIARQLGRFAESKRSLPAILKEAVRLVLGLERRLGAILFKDFLALHFSQSRPADESQEHPVIVRVAREIERAQKAGRVAPDVDPMNSAVFFLLGLYALLTTTHKWPTQSAMLDDYVARTLRGIEAR; this is translated from the coding sequence ATGGCGGTGGTGGACAGGCCTTCAGCACGTGAGGCCAAGCGGTTACAGACGCGAGAGCGCCTGATGGGTGCGGCCATTGCCGAGTTCAAGCGGGGCGGGATGGCCGACGCGGACGTGGGTGCCATCGTCACCGCGGCGGGCGTCGCCCACGGCACGTTCTTTTTCCATTTCCCGACCAAACAGCACGTGTTGCTCGAGTTGGAGCGCCGTGAAGAAGAGCGCATCGCCAGGCAACTCGGCCGGTTCGCGGAGTCCAAACGCAGCCTGCCTGCGATCCTCAAAGAGGCCGTTCGCCTGGTGCTGGGGCTGGAGCGCCGTCTCGGGGCGATCCTGTTCAAGGACTTTCTGGCCCTGCACTTCTCGCAGAGCAGGCCTGCCGACGAGAGCCAGGAACACCCGGTCATCGTCAGGGTGGCGCGGGAGATCGAACGTGCCCAGAAAGCTGGTCGGGTAGCGCCCGACGTCGATCCCATGAACAGCGCGGTGTTCTTCCTTCTCGGTCTATACGCATTGTTGACGACCACCCATAAGTGGCCCACTCAGAGCGCCATGCTCGACGACTACGTCGCCAGGACACTGCGTGGTATCGAAGCACGCTAA
- a CDS encoding nitric oxide reductase activation protein NorD translates to MSELSDAHALVVERSCAVTAVALSGQRREGVRLVTGEHRQFSLNPGLDHVLVPYPSLARDWTRRTLTCGVALQCSPSKERLAHYRLNELTARELRALTLVEAAVALGWVAANWPGLVVEARRLLPDLEMLPDDMTADAMLERAISLSRNGQPVGDVPGVVGRLPLAYTVPQGLSDKLRRSFGRMPWTTTQKRLPRPYSVPVGGDGGVRNPNLPPPSRPQDNDLDLTPEHRPGIPYPEWNAWTKSFMRDHVAVLERAHTSRNRQPGVVSADLRKWFEEHTHRAMKSRLEDGSDLDVEQYVNHYIDLTTGEAIEPRIFRELLPASRDVTTALLLDGSSSLGVHGGKVFKLELACADALSRAMTLARERHGIFVFTGNTRHRVEVNCLKDFEDRRFVPPSRLGLSTGGYTRLGAPLRHLTSRLLAQPSERRLLIVIGDGLISDEGYEGRYAWADAAHAVEEANDAGVSMYYVGVGPTRVDPLPEVFGPRRSQRIRRVEDLPGVLAHVHRELVAA, encoded by the coding sequence ATGAGCGAGCTGTCCGACGCGCATGCGCTGGTCGTCGAGCGCAGTTGCGCCGTCACCGCTGTCGCGCTGAGCGGCCAACGCCGCGAGGGGGTGCGCCTGGTGACCGGTGAGCATCGCCAGTTCAGCCTGAACCCGGGATTGGATCACGTGCTGGTGCCGTATCCGTCCCTGGCGCGTGACTGGACCCGCAGGACGCTGACGTGCGGTGTCGCGCTGCAGTGTTCACCGTCCAAGGAGCGGCTTGCCCACTACCGGCTCAACGAACTCACCGCGCGCGAACTTCGCGCGCTCACGCTGGTGGAAGCCGCCGTCGCATTGGGCTGGGTCGCGGCCAACTGGCCCGGCCTGGTGGTAGAAGCGCGGCGATTGCTGCCCGATCTCGAGATGCTACCCGACGACATGACGGCCGACGCGATGCTCGAACGCGCGATCTCGTTGTCGCGCAACGGCCAGCCGGTCGGCGACGTCCCGGGTGTGGTGGGCAGGCTGCCGCTGGCGTACACGGTGCCGCAGGGCCTGTCGGACAAGCTACGGCGCAGCTTCGGCCGGATGCCGTGGACCACGACGCAGAAGCGGCTGCCGCGGCCGTACTCCGTTCCCGTCGGCGGCGACGGGGGAGTCCGCAACCCCAACCTGCCGCCACCCAGCCGCCCCCAGGACAACGACCTCGATCTCACCCCGGAGCACCGGCCCGGCATTCCCTATCCGGAATGGAACGCCTGGACAAAGAGTTTCATGCGCGATCACGTCGCGGTTCTCGAACGCGCTCACACCAGCCGCAACCGCCAACCCGGGGTGGTTTCGGCCGACCTGCGCAAGTGGTTCGAGGAGCACACCCACCGCGCGATGAAGAGCCGCCTCGAGGACGGCTCCGACCTCGACGTCGAGCAGTATGTGAACCACTACATCGACCTCACCACCGGCGAGGCGATCGAACCGCGCATCTTCCGCGAACTGCTGCCCGCCAGCCGCGACGTCACGACCGCCCTGCTTCTGGACGGCAGTTCCTCGCTGGGCGTGCACGGCGGAAAGGTCTTCAAGCTCGAATTGGCCTGCGCTGACGCACTGTCGAGGGCGATGACGCTGGCGCGGGAACGACACGGCATCTTCGTGTTCACCGGGAACACCCGGCACCGCGTCGAGGTCAACTGCCTGAAGGACTTCGAGGATCGGCGCTTCGTTCCGCCCAGTCGGCTCGGCCTGTCGACCGGTGGCTACACCAGGCTCGGAGCACCGTTGCGACACTTGACCAGCCGGCTGCTGGCGCAGCCGTCCGAACGTCGCCTGCTGATCGTGATCGGCGACGGGCTGATCTCCGACGAGGGCTACGAAGGACGCTACGCGTGGGCCGATGCCGCGCACGCGGTCGAGGAAGCCAACGACGCGGGCGTCTCGATGTACTACGTCGGCGTCGGGCCGACCCGCGTCGACCCGCTCCCGGAGGTCTTCGGACCCCGCCGGTCCCAACGCATCCGGCGCGTGGAGGACCTGCCCGGGGTGCTTGCCCACGTCCACCGCGAACTCGTCGCCGCCTGA